In Actinomycetota bacterium, the genomic stretch CGCCCCGTCGCTGCTGGAGGTGTGCGACGGGGACCTGACCGGGGTGCTGGCGTTCGTGTCGCTGTCGAAGCGCTCGGGGATGACCGGGTACCGGGCCGGAGCGATCGTCGGGGACCCGGAGCTGATCACCCGGCAGCGCCTGCTGCGGCCTAACGTCGGGACCGCGCCCCAGACGTTCGTGCAGGCCGCCGCGATCGCGGCGTGGGGCGATCAGGACCACGTCGACGAGCGCCGCGCCATCTTCGCTGCCAAGCGTGCGGTGGTGCTGCCGTTCCTCGAGTCCCGGGGGATCGCGGTCTCGGGGAGCGACGCGACGTTCTACGTGTGGTTCCGCGCACCCGGAGGAGACGACGTTGCCTACGTCGAGGCTCTGCTCGCCGAGCGGGTGATCGCCTCGCCGGGTCGTTCGTTCGGGCCGTCCGGCGCCGGGTGGGTGCGCCTGGCGCTGGTGCCCAGCGCCGCGGAGTGCGAAGCGGCGGTGGAGCGGTGGGCGGCAGCGATCGACGCGGGGCGGCTGCCGGGCTGACCCTGCGTTGCGGTCCACGCACGGTTGCTAGCGTCGGCGCGGTCGACGCGGAGGCCGACTGTGACCGAAGAGCTGCGCCGCAGCGTCCGGGAAGCGTTCGACGCAGGTGGGGACGCGTGGGACGCGCTGGAGGTCCGCGACGCGGTCGCGCAGACCATGGCGCTGCTGGACCGTGGACAGCTGCGCGTCGCCGACCCGCCGACCGACGAGGACGGCGAGTGGACCGTCAACTCGTGGGTGCGCGAGGCGATCCTGCTGTACTTCCGCCAGGCCGAGATGATGCGCATGGAGGCCGGGCCGTTCCAGTACCACGACAAGATCCCGGTGAAGACCGGCCACGCCGACAACGGGGTGCGGGTGGTCCCACCCGGCACGGCCCGCTACGGGTCGTTCCTGGAGGCTGGCGTGGTGATGATGCCCAGCTACGTCAACATCGGGGCGTGGGTGGGGTCGGGGACCATGGTCGACACGTGGGCCACCGTGGGGTCGTGTGCGCAGATCGGCCGTGACGTGCATCTGTCGGGCGGTGTGGGCATCGGCGGCGTCCTCGAGCCGCCCGGCGCCGACCCCGTCATCGTGGAGGATGGCGCGTTCATCGGGTCGCGGTGCGTGGTGGTGGAAGGCGCGCGCA encodes the following:
- a CDS encoding aminotransferase class I/II-fold pyridoxal phosphate-dependent enzyme; amino-acid sequence: APSLLEVCDGDLTGVLAFVSLSKRSGMTGYRAGAIVGDPELITRQRLLRPNVGTAPQTFVQAAAIAAWGDQDHVDERRAIFAAKRAVVLPFLESRGIAVSGSDATFYVWFRAPGGDDVAYVEALLAERVIASPGRSFGPSGAGWVRLALVPSAAECEAAVERWAAAIDAGRLPG
- a CDS encoding 2,3,4,5-tetrahydropyridine-2,6-dicarboxylate N-succinyltransferase, coding for MEVRDAVAQTMALLDRGQLRVADPPTDEDGEWTVNSWVREAILLYFRQAEMMRMEAGPFQYHDKIPVKTGHADNGVRVVPPGTARYGSFLEAGVVMMPSYVNIGAWVGSGTMVDTWATVGSCAQIGRDVHLSGGVGIGGVLEPPGADPVIVEDGAFIGSRCVVVEGARIGREAVLGALTVITASTPIIDVRGDEPSTARGVVPPRAVVVPGTRPRDFPAGTYHLPCALIIGERTASTDRKTSLNQALREFQVQT